A window from Leguminivora glycinivorella isolate SPB_JAAS2020 chromosome 16, LegGlyc_1.1, whole genome shotgun sequence encodes these proteins:
- the LOC125234633 gene encoding uncharacterized protein LOC125234633 isoform X2, translating to MPLKVQVTEQLLDDFLKLRCLLSFSGTEPQEFFSEDYVINDLAIVQLHIKDSPKTLFCKILARAKCGKVKVKVSCQDMGEPFYDEWICDNSWIQIGSRQNCDIHLDNVYTCLFHVNISASKVGESYLMRLYNDVYFTDFNLSAGDGSVAVHRAHLAAHSDVFQAMLTKDWKETNEGRIQIEGVSLKTLQHYKEFIYLHTLPDGDGLKSLLLLASYYLMDELKAECISKLALSCKSENWRELLEFATKNQLFELASAIMIVSPAVTTKDELNVPVKEKENDG from the coding sequence TCAAGTCACAGAACAGCTGTTAGATGACTTCTTGAAACTTAGATGCTTGCTTAGTTTTTCTGGAACAGAACCCCAGGAATTCTTCAGCGAAGACTATGTTATTAATGACTTGGCTATTGTGCAATTACATATTAAAGATTCACCTAAAACACTTTTTTGCAAAATACTGGCAAGAGCCAAATGTGGCAAGGTCAAGGTGAAGGTATCCTGTCAAGATATGGGTGAACCTTTTTATGATGAATGGATCTGTGATAATTCATGGATACAAATTGGGAGCAGGCAAAATTGTGATATACATTTAGATAATGTATACACATGCTTATTCCATGTTAACATCTCTGCAAGCAAAGTCGGAGAGTCCTATCTCATGAGACTTTATAATGATGTTTATTTTACTGACTTCAATTTGAGCGCTGGCGATGGGAGTGTGGCAGTGCACCGGGCACACTTGGCAGCCCACAGCGATGTGTTCCAAGCGATGCTTACGAAGGACTGGAAGGAGACAAATGAAGGCCGCATTCAGATAGAGGGGGTCTCTCTGAAGACCCTGCAACACTATAAAGAGTTTATCTATCTTCACACTCTGCCGGATGGTGACGGGCTCAAGTCTTTACTCCTACTAGCATCATATTACTTAATGGATGAACTGAAGGCGGAGTGCATATCTAAGCTGGCTCTGAGCTGTAAGTCTGAAAATTGGAGAGAACTTCTAGAATTTGCCACCAAGAACCAATTATTTGAGTTAGCAagtgctatcatgatagtaagtCCAGCAGTTACCACTAAAGATGAACTAAATGTACCagttaaagaaaaagaaaatgatGGTTAa
- the LOC125234971 gene encoding Bardet-Biedl syndrome 4 protein homolog isoform X2 — protein MCLDLADDLQKNADNRHRYAHYVKGLVYADAGRHQEALERFHSCIRLQPTDPEPLKQVAKSLSCQGRYQLSLEAYLEADKLTKHPDSDIYCALAECASNLGQIERGVEWARAGVQAGGGERAGALLARLLLASGDAVGASAAYDQAIATHACGADTLAAAGALRLRAGAPREAFQLLGAALAQQPSQHAAALALAAMMLQHRDLDAALARLKAALSAHPTCVAAHSNLGLALMAKKKYVAALTCLQRAVWSAPLSARAAHNLGLALLLCRRPASAFCRLATAAALQPRQPYTVLLIGIALERLGDARADAAYARAAALAPGDALVRLNRAGRLARSGHPGKAVEEARAVAEILQREEKPDAQLTSSLATLLALLRDAGVQLADLPDHLPRADTPDDLPEDDMTADEV, from the exons ATGTGCCTGGACCTGGCTGACGACCTTCAGAAAAACGCTGACAACAGGCATAGATACGCACATTATGTCAAG GGCTTAGTGTACGCGGACGCTGGGCGTCATCAGGAGGCGCTGGAGAGGTTCCATAGCTGCATCAGGCTGCAGCCGACAGACCCTGAGCCTTTGAAGCAAGTCGCTAAAAGCCT gtCTTGCCAGGGTCGCTACCAGCTCTCATTGGAAGCTTATTTGGAGGCGGATAAGCTGACCAAGCATCCGGATAGCGACATCTACTGCGCTCTAG CTGAATGTGCGAGTAACCTGGGCCAGATAGAGCGCGGGGTGGAATGGGCGCGTGCGGGCGTGCAGGCCGGCGGGGGAGAGCGGGCGGGGGCGCTGCTGGCGCGCCTGCTGCTGGCGTCGGGAGACGCTGTGGGCGCTTCGGCGGCGTACGACCAGGCTATTGC GACGCACGCCTGCGGTGCGGACACACTAGCCGCAGCGGGCGCGTTGCGTCTCCGCGCCGGCGCGCCGCGCGAAGCCTTCCAGCTGCTGGGGGCAGCACTGGCACAGCAGCCGTCGCAGCACGCCGCCGCACTGGCGCTGGCTGCTATGATGCTGCAGCACCG AGATCTGGATGCAGCTTTAGCCAGACTTAAAGCGGCTCTCTCTGCCCATCCAACTTGTGTAGCTGCACATAGTAACTTGGGCTTGGCTTTAATGGCGAAGAAGAAATATGTTGCA GCGCTGACCTGTCTCCAACGAGCAGTATGGTCGGCCCCGCTCAGCGCCCGTGCTGCCCACAACTTGGGTCTCGCGTTACTACTGTGTAGACGACCGGCCTCCGCTTTCTGTAGGCTGGCTACGGCAGCGGCATTGCAGCCACGACAACCTTACACG GTCCTTCTAATAGGCATCGCGCTAGAACGCCTCGGGGACGCTCGCGCTGACGCCGCGTACGCCCGCGCCGCAGCTTTAGCGCCGGGCGACGCGCTGGTGCGTCTCAACCGCGCCGGGCGTCTCGCGCGTTCCGGTCATCCTGGGAAGGCTGTGGAAGAGGCTCGTGCGGTGGCTGAGATATTACAGAGAGAGGAGAAGCCTGACGCTCAG CTAACTAGTTCTCTGGCAACACTACTGGCCCTGCTACGTGACGCTGGCGTGCAGCTGGCAGACTTGCCAGACCACCTGCCTCGCGCCGACACGCCAGACGACCTGCCAGAAGATGACATGACAGCTGACGAGGTTTAG
- the LOC125234971 gene encoding Bardet-Biedl syndrome 4 protein homolog isoform X1, giving the protein MRRPSVFVAKDPDKEFRYGSRNWLLHARYVRGEHAMCLDLADDLQKNADNRHRYAHYVKGLVYADAGRHQEALERFHSCIRLQPTDPEPLKQVAKSLSCQGRYQLSLEAYLEADKLTKHPDSDIYCALAECASNLGQIERGVEWARAGVQAGGGERAGALLARLLLASGDAVGASAAYDQAIATHACGADTLAAAGALRLRAGAPREAFQLLGAALAQQPSQHAAALALAAMMLQHRDLDAALARLKAALSAHPTCVAAHSNLGLALMAKKKYVAALTCLQRAVWSAPLSARAAHNLGLALLLCRRPASAFCRLATAAALQPRQPYTVLLIGIALERLGDARADAAYARAAALAPGDALVRLNRAGRLARSGHPGKAVEEARAVAEILQREEKPDAQLTSSLATLLALLRDAGVQLADLPDHLPRADTPDDLPEDDMTADEV; this is encoded by the exons ATGCGAAGACCATCAGTTTTTGTCGCCAAAGATCCTGATAAAG AATTCCGGTATGGCTCTCGCAACTGGCTGCTTCACGCGCGCTACGTTCGCGGCGAACATGCCATGTGCCTGGACCTGGCTGACGACCTTCAGAAAAACGCTGACAACAGGCATAGATACGCACATTATGTCAAG GGCTTAGTGTACGCGGACGCTGGGCGTCATCAGGAGGCGCTGGAGAGGTTCCATAGCTGCATCAGGCTGCAGCCGACAGACCCTGAGCCTTTGAAGCAAGTCGCTAAAAGCCT gtCTTGCCAGGGTCGCTACCAGCTCTCATTGGAAGCTTATTTGGAGGCGGATAAGCTGACCAAGCATCCGGATAGCGACATCTACTGCGCTCTAG CTGAATGTGCGAGTAACCTGGGCCAGATAGAGCGCGGGGTGGAATGGGCGCGTGCGGGCGTGCAGGCCGGCGGGGGAGAGCGGGCGGGGGCGCTGCTGGCGCGCCTGCTGCTGGCGTCGGGAGACGCTGTGGGCGCTTCGGCGGCGTACGACCAGGCTATTGC GACGCACGCCTGCGGTGCGGACACACTAGCCGCAGCGGGCGCGTTGCGTCTCCGCGCCGGCGCGCCGCGCGAAGCCTTCCAGCTGCTGGGGGCAGCACTGGCACAGCAGCCGTCGCAGCACGCCGCCGCACTGGCGCTGGCTGCTATGATGCTGCAGCACCG AGATCTGGATGCAGCTTTAGCCAGACTTAAAGCGGCTCTCTCTGCCCATCCAACTTGTGTAGCTGCACATAGTAACTTGGGCTTGGCTTTAATGGCGAAGAAGAAATATGTTGCA GCGCTGACCTGTCTCCAACGAGCAGTATGGTCGGCCCCGCTCAGCGCCCGTGCTGCCCACAACTTGGGTCTCGCGTTACTACTGTGTAGACGACCGGCCTCCGCTTTCTGTAGGCTGGCTACGGCAGCGGCATTGCAGCCACGACAACCTTACACG GTCCTTCTAATAGGCATCGCGCTAGAACGCCTCGGGGACGCTCGCGCTGACGCCGCGTACGCCCGCGCCGCAGCTTTAGCGCCGGGCGACGCGCTGGTGCGTCTCAACCGCGCCGGGCGTCTCGCGCGTTCCGGTCATCCTGGGAAGGCTGTGGAAGAGGCTCGTGCGGTGGCTGAGATATTACAGAGAGAGGAGAAGCCTGACGCTCAG CTAACTAGTTCTCTGGCAACACTACTGGCCCTGCTACGTGACGCTGGCGTGCAGCTGGCAGACTTGCCAGACCACCTGCCTCGCGCCGACACGCCAGACGACCTGCCAGAAGATGACATGACAGCTGACGAGGTTTAG
- the LOC125234633 gene encoding uncharacterized protein LOC125234633 isoform X1 encodes MRQRVKPNSSNRTGEQRRVEYYTNHNQVTEQLLDDFLKLRCLLSFSGTEPQEFFSEDYVINDLAIVQLHIKDSPKTLFCKILARAKCGKVKVKVSCQDMGEPFYDEWICDNSWIQIGSRQNCDIHLDNVYTCLFHVNISASKVGESYLMRLYNDVYFTDFNLSAGDGSVAVHRAHLAAHSDVFQAMLTKDWKETNEGRIQIEGVSLKTLQHYKEFIYLHTLPDGDGLKSLLLLASYYLMDELKAECISKLALSCKSENWRELLEFATKNQLFELASAIMIVSPAVTTKDELNVPVKEKENDG; translated from the coding sequence TCAAGTCACAGAACAGCTGTTAGATGACTTCTTGAAACTTAGATGCTTGCTTAGTTTTTCTGGAACAGAACCCCAGGAATTCTTCAGCGAAGACTATGTTATTAATGACTTGGCTATTGTGCAATTACATATTAAAGATTCACCTAAAACACTTTTTTGCAAAATACTGGCAAGAGCCAAATGTGGCAAGGTCAAGGTGAAGGTATCCTGTCAAGATATGGGTGAACCTTTTTATGATGAATGGATCTGTGATAATTCATGGATACAAATTGGGAGCAGGCAAAATTGTGATATACATTTAGATAATGTATACACATGCTTATTCCATGTTAACATCTCTGCAAGCAAAGTCGGAGAGTCCTATCTCATGAGACTTTATAATGATGTTTATTTTACTGACTTCAATTTGAGCGCTGGCGATGGGAGTGTGGCAGTGCACCGGGCACACTTGGCAGCCCACAGCGATGTGTTCCAAGCGATGCTTACGAAGGACTGGAAGGAGACAAATGAAGGCCGCATTCAGATAGAGGGGGTCTCTCTGAAGACCCTGCAACACTATAAAGAGTTTATCTATCTTCACACTCTGCCGGATGGTGACGGGCTCAAGTCTTTACTCCTACTAGCATCATATTACTTAATGGATGAACTGAAGGCGGAGTGCATATCTAAGCTGGCTCTGAGCTGTAAGTCTGAAAATTGGAGAGAACTTCTAGAATTTGCCACCAAGAACCAATTATTTGAGTTAGCAagtgctatcatgatagtaagtCCAGCAGTTACCACTAAAGATGAACTAAATGTACCagttaaagaaaaagaaaatgatGGTTAa